From the Natrarchaeobaculum aegyptiacum genome, one window contains:
- the tuf gene encoding translation elongation factor EF-1 subunit alpha: MSDKPHQNLAIIGHVDHGKSTLVGRLLYETGSVPEHVIEQHREEAEEKGKGGFEFAYVMDNLAEERERGVTIDIAHQEFDTDDYHFTIVDCPGHRDFVKNMITGASQADNAVLVVAADDGVAPQTQEHVFLARTLGIDELIIGINKMDVVDYKEDSYNDVIDEVSQLLKQVQFNTEDASFIPISAFEGDNIAEASDNTDWYDGEILLEALNDLPEPEPPTDASLRLPIQDVYTISGIGTVPVGRIETGVMNVGDDVSFQPSDVGGEVKTIEMHHEEVPQAEPGDNVGFNVRGIGKDDIRRGDVCGPADDPPKVAETFQAQVVVMQHPSVITAGYTPVFHAHTAQVACTIESIDKKMDPASGEVAEENPDYIQSGDAAVVTIRPQKPLSIEPSSEIPELGSFAIRDMGQTIAAGKVLEVNEK; encoded by the coding sequence ATGAGCGACAAACCACACCAGAACCTGGCCATCATCGGCCACGTCGACCACGGGAAGAGTACGCTCGTGGGACGACTCCTCTACGAGACGGGGAGCGTACCCGAGCACGTCATCGAGCAGCACCGTGAGGAAGCCGAAGAGAAGGGGAAAGGCGGCTTCGAGTTCGCCTACGTCATGGACAACCTCGCCGAAGAGCGAGAGCGTGGTGTCACCATCGACATCGCCCACCAGGAATTCGACACCGACGATTACCACTTCACCATCGTCGACTGTCCGGGCCACCGTGACTTCGTCAAGAACATGATCACTGGCGCGAGCCAGGCCGACAACGCCGTCCTCGTCGTCGCGGCAGACGACGGTGTCGCTCCCCAGACACAGGAGCACGTCTTCCTCGCCCGCACCCTGGGCATTGACGAGCTCATCATCGGCATCAACAAGATGGACGTCGTCGACTACAAGGAAGACTCCTACAACGACGTCATCGACGAAGTCTCCCAGCTGCTCAAGCAGGTTCAGTTCAACACCGAGGACGCCTCGTTCATCCCGATCTCGGCGTTCGAGGGCGACAACATCGCCGAGGCCTCCGACAACACCGACTGGTACGACGGCGAGATCCTCCTCGAGGCACTGAACGACCTGCCGGAACCGGAGCCACCGACGGACGCCTCGCTCCGACTCCCGATCCAGGACGTCTACACCATCTCCGGGATCGGTACCGTCCCGGTCGGCCGCATCGAGACCGGCGTCATGAACGTCGGCGACGACGTCTCCTTCCAGCCCAGCGACGTGGGCGGCGAGGTCAAGACGATCGAGATGCACCACGAAGAGGTGCCCCAGGCCGAACCCGGCGACAACGTCGGGTTCAACGTCCGTGGCATCGGCAAAGACGACATCCGCCGCGGTGACGTCTGTGGCCCCGCCGACGACCCACCGAAGGTCGCAGAGACCTTCCAGGCACAGGTCGTCGTCATGCAGCACCCCAGCGTGATCACCGCCGGCTACACGCCAGTCTTCCACGCCCACACGGCACAGGTCGCCTGTACGATCGAATCCATCGACAAGAAGATGGATCCCGCAAGCGGCGAAGTCGCCGAGGAGAACCCCGACTACATCCAGTCGGGCGACGCTGCTGTGGTCACCATCCGACCGCAGAAGCCCCTCAGCATCGAGCCGTCCAGCGAGATCCCCGAGCTCGGGAGCTTCGCCATCCGCGACATGGGTCAGACCATCGCGGCCGGCAAGGTCCTCGAGGTCAACGAGAAATAA
- the rpsJ gene encoding 30S ribosomal protein S10, whose product MQQARVRLAGTSPDDLDDICDDVREIANNTGVNLSGPIPLPTKTLEVPTRKSPDGEGTATWEHWEMRVHKRLIDLDADERALRQLMRIQVPNDVSIEIVLED is encoded by the coding sequence ATGCAGCAGGCACGCGTTCGACTCGCGGGCACCAGCCCAGACGACTTAGACGACATCTGCGACGACGTCCGCGAGATTGCGAACAACACCGGCGTCAACCTCAGCGGTCCGATTCCGCTGCCGACGAAGACCCTCGAGGTGCCGACCCGGAAGTCGCCTGACGGCGAAGGCACCGCGACGTGGGAGCACTGGGAGATGCGCGTCCACAAGCGCCTGATCGACCTGGACGCCGACGAACGCGCACTCCGACAGCTCATGCGCATCCAGGTGCCAAACGACGTCTCGATCGAGATCGTCCTCGAAGATTAA
- a CDS encoding rhomboid family intramembrane serine protease, whose protein sequence is MSIRSRSDSAASSSPNSSSPPGSASPILELLVVFAVVFVLYQAARFVGLFAGLFVLTPPVSNNPLSIVTNIYAHTDLTHLLSNSLALVVFGWPVAQATTRVRFHAFFLATGALAGISQVVLSSVLATMPVVGATATAVLGASGAVFALLGYLVASNRLSVSLASFVDVPRWVTILVFVGLATAVTLATAAPGVALVAHFTGLLLGLIAGRARILAVGSGRGSKQPAT, encoded by the coding sequence ATGTCGATCCGATCGCGATCGGATTCCGCAGCTTCCTCGAGCCCCAACTCGAGTTCGCCGCCGGGTTCGGCGAGCCCCATTCTCGAGTTGCTGGTCGTCTTCGCCGTCGTGTTCGTCCTCTATCAGGCCGCCCGATTCGTTGGGCTCTTTGCCGGGTTGTTCGTCCTCACACCGCCCGTCTCGAACAACCCGCTCTCGATCGTCACGAACATCTACGCCCACACGGATCTCACACACCTCCTCTCGAACAGCCTCGCGCTCGTCGTCTTCGGCTGGCCGGTCGCCCAGGCGACGACCAGGGTTCGCTTTCACGCCTTTTTCCTTGCTACGGGCGCGCTGGCGGGCATCTCACAGGTCGTCCTCTCGAGCGTGCTGGCGACGATGCCGGTCGTCGGTGCCACGGCGACCGCCGTCCTCGGGGCCAGTGGGGCAGTGTTCGCACTGCTCGGATACCTGGTCGCCTCGAACCGACTCTCGGTGAGCCTCGCGTCGTTCGTCGACGTCCCCCGGTGGGTAACGATCCTCGTCTTCGTCGGGCTGGCCACCGCCGTTACACTCGCGACGGCAGCCCCCGGCGTCGCACTCGTTGCCCACTTCACCGGCCTGCTCCTCGGGCTGATCGCCGGCCGAGCCCGAATTCTCGCGGTCGGATCGGGACGTGGCTCGAAACAGCCAGCCACCTGA
- a CDS encoding DUF7563 family protein, protein MVGVSSSFGRQVSSNTCQHCGAHVTEQFARVFGDDRDRAHRCGECDSYARLSRGSAAGLEVSVPDPETSPGRHGGVPDA, encoded by the coding sequence GTGGTTGGCGTGAGTTCATCATTTGGTAGACAGGTAAGTTCCAATACCTGTCAGCATTGTGGTGCTCATGTCACCGAGCAATTCGCCCGCGTCTTCGGTGACGATCGCGACCGCGCCCACCGCTGCGGGGAGTGCGACAGCTACGCTCGTCTGAGCCGGGGGTCCGCCGCCGGGCTCGAGGTGTCAGTACCGGACCCGGAAACGTCGCCGGGCCGCCACGGGGGTGTTCCCGATGCGTAA
- a CDS encoding DNA adenine methylase, translated as MISAFPYIGGKTRLARWVIRHLPPHTAYVEPFGGSAAVLLNKPRSDVEIFNDLDSDVVTFFRVARERPEELAEWCRYVPFSEQLHDEWADEFFAGERPNDEIEHAGKWLFLRYSQYAGKVSRKSGFKRESPHDDKGSRNARNWVNAPERIEEVADRFRGVSVVNEDFAAVVERYDSPETVFYLDPPYWEKEHFYREQADHATLEETLRGIEGFALVSYTDLPPGLYDDPEWTVVERTATHSAAGNGKTATERLVLNFEPSTDREFTQHRLTDLSTHGQARTDGGGA; from the coding sequence ATGATAAGCGCCTTCCCGTACATCGGTGGGAAGACGCGCCTTGCGCGGTGGGTCATCCGACACCTGCCGCCGCACACGGCCTACGTCGAGCCGTTCGGCGGTTCAGCTGCGGTCTTGCTGAACAAACCCCGGAGTGACGTCGAGATCTTCAACGATCTGGATAGCGACGTCGTGACGTTCTTTCGGGTCGCCAGAGAGCGGCCTGAAGAATTGGCGGAGTGGTGCCGCTACGTGCCATTTTCCGAGCAGTTGCACGACGAATGGGCTGACGAGTTCTTTGCCGGTGAGCGCCCGAACGACGAGATTGAGCACGCCGGGAAGTGGCTGTTCCTCCGGTACAGCCAGTACGCGGGGAAGGTGAGCCGGAAGAGCGGGTTCAAGCGCGAGAGCCCGCACGACGACAAGGGATCGAGGAACGCCCGCAACTGGGTGAACGCGCCCGAGCGCATCGAGGAGGTGGCCGACCGCTTCCGTGGAGTCTCGGTCGTCAACGAGGACTTCGCGGCCGTCGTCGAGCGCTACGACTCGCCGGAAACGGTGTTCTACCTCGATCCGCCCTACTGGGAGAAAGAGCACTTCTACCGCGAGCAGGCCGATCATGCAACGCTCGAGGAGACGCTTCGCGGGATCGAGGGCTTCGCGCTGGTCTCATACACGGATCTGCCACCGGGACTGTACGACGACCCCGAGTGGACCGTCGTCGAACGGACGGCCACGCACTCAGCTGCGGGCAACGGGAAAACGGCGACCGAGCGGCTGGTGTTGAACTTCGAGCCGTCGACGGATCGCGAGTTTACCCAGCACCGGCTCACGGACCTGTCGACGCATGGGCAGGCCCGAACCGACGGAGGTGGCGCATGA
- a CDS encoding transposase, protein MSRSTSTVHCPVCDEQSEQSYRCSVCGADLVGRASASEEGGR, encoded by the coding sequence GTGAGCCGATCGACGTCCACGGTTCACTGTCCGGTCTGTGACGAACAGAGCGAGCAGTCTTACCGCTGTTCGGTCTGTGGGGCCGATCTCGTCGGTCGAGCGAGCGCGAGCGAGGAGGGAGGGCGATAG
- a CDS encoding AAA family ATPase encodes MSSGGYDAADLADKIREGEVNANIEAVLSDSKTVGNLIMAAERAGLEDDASPLVAGITRTSETDMLRKARQRGHVPSMNAATGLSEQRIDATGYTRLVNACKPAAQQVLVKGPKGSGKTVFGLNLVQELWREFDGDLSVCTNVKGPDEHDDVTFDETMSGMLEWVRDTPGEKLILADEWSTEMNAHANPGGQVRQTVSQFINALRKGRGGSTRLIIIGHEHDTDIAAILRNQSDVVITKDGKADEGMADLATVYDGWKAYTEDDHWFKIRGLFDVPSSSPWGADTNYFATFELDLDNPHQQIQKGKLVDHWEELQDDAGGDESGEADEVVCRGVKSNGDDCGALTGHESGFCRYHRDQWDGDTDPRLEDTEGK; translated from the coding sequence ATGAGTAGTGGCGGCTACGACGCGGCCGACCTCGCCGACAAGATCCGCGAGGGCGAGGTGAACGCGAACATCGAAGCCGTGCTGAGCGATTCAAAGACCGTCGGCAACCTGATCATGGCCGCTGAGCGAGCCGGGCTCGAGGACGACGCTTCTCCGCTGGTGGCCGGCATCACTCGCACGAGCGAGACGGACATGCTCCGGAAGGCCCGCCAGCGCGGGCACGTCCCGAGCATGAACGCCGCGACGGGGCTCAGTGAGCAGCGGATCGACGCCACCGGCTACACGAGACTTGTCAACGCCTGCAAACCGGCGGCACAGCAGGTACTCGTGAAAGGGCCGAAGGGGTCCGGCAAGACCGTCTTCGGCCTGAATCTCGTGCAGGAACTCTGGCGCGAGTTCGACGGCGACCTCTCGGTGTGTACCAACGTGAAGGGTCCCGACGAGCACGACGACGTCACCTTCGACGAGACGATGAGCGGGATGCTCGAGTGGGTTCGCGACACGCCAGGCGAGAAGCTGATTCTCGCAGACGAGTGGTCGACGGAGATGAACGCCCACGCCAACCCAGGCGGGCAGGTTCGCCAGACGGTGAGCCAGTTCATCAACGCACTACGGAAGGGCCGCGGTGGCTCGACCCGGCTCATCATCATCGGCCACGAGCACGACACCGACATTGCGGCGATCCTGCGAAATCAGTCCGACGTCGTGATCACGAAAGACGGGAAGGCAGACGAGGGGATGGCCGACCTCGCGACGGTGTACGACGGCTGGAAGGCCTATACCGAAGACGACCACTGGTTTAAGATCCGCGGGCTGTTCGACGTCCCAAGCAGTTCGCCGTGGGGTGCAGACACCAACTACTTCGCGACGTTCGAGCTGGACCTGGACAACCCACACCAGCAGATCCAGAAAGGCAAGCTGGTCGACCACTGGGAAGAGCTACAGGACGACGCAGGCGGCGACGAGAGCGGTGAGGCCGATGAAGTGGTGTGTCGAGGCGTCAAGAGCAACGGCGACGACTGCGGGGCGCTCACGGGCCACGAAAGCGGCTTCTGTCGCTACCACCGCGACCAGTGGGATGGCGACACCGATCCGCGACTCGAGGACACGGAGGGCAAATAG
- a CDS encoding PGF-CTERM sorting domain-containing protein: protein MRRTGGGSTVRLPTLLVGGMLALVLVGFLAIGLAGVAAAEEDPEPALEVNVSYESSDDPLELEVSFNDSVDDEDAVADVEFYEAGDDGNESEAVVTETIDGQAGQTIAQTFDWADYDGLEYSEEYTVVVEDGEQIEYAERLDGGLIGGGGGGADSVPGFGAVVAIVALATAGVLAVRRE, encoded by the coding sequence ATGCGGCGAACCGGTGGCGGATCGACAGTCAGACTCCCCACGCTCCTGGTCGGCGGGATGCTCGCGCTCGTGCTCGTGGGCTTCCTGGCGATCGGTCTGGCGGGGGTTGCGGCAGCTGAGGAAGACCCAGAGCCAGCCCTCGAGGTGAACGTCAGCTACGAGAGTAGCGACGACCCGCTCGAACTCGAGGTCAGCTTCAACGACTCCGTAGACGACGAGGACGCGGTCGCAGACGTGGAGTTCTACGAGGCCGGCGACGACGGCAACGAGAGTGAGGCCGTCGTGACGGAAACGATCGACGGCCAAGCCGGCCAGACGATCGCACAGACGTTCGACTGGGCCGACTACGATGGCCTCGAGTACAGTGAAGAGTACACCGTTGTCGTCGAAGACGGTGAACAGATCGAGTACGCCGAGCGCCTGGACGGCGGGCTGATCGGTGGCGGTGGCGGCGGGGCCGACTCGGTGCCTGGCTTCGGCGCGGTCGTCGCGATCGTCGCCCTGGCGACCGCCGGCGTGCTGGCCGTTCGGAGGGAGTGA
- a CDS encoding tyrosine-type recombinase/integrase: MNLQQHANRDDMKVWLSQAEVTQLLETAENTQQRLAFSLGARCGLRSHEVLDVSPEDVVDTDAGTVLRVWHGKGDQFRETPVPRDLATTIRTVADVRDAPASSPLLEISTTRSLRRWLASASAQLADETDDDGWRYLGFHDLRRTWATALAADDVDPLLVIDWGGWNDLETFLEHYRGTYSPEAQQREREKVAWLG; the protein is encoded by the coding sequence ATGAATCTCCAACAGCACGCCAACCGCGACGACATGAAGGTCTGGCTCAGCCAGGCCGAAGTAACGCAGTTGCTCGAGACAGCCGAGAACACCCAGCAGCGCCTCGCCTTCTCGCTCGGTGCCCGCTGCGGGCTCCGATCTCACGAGGTCCTGGACGTCTCACCCGAGGACGTCGTCGACACCGACGCCGGCACCGTCCTCCGGGTCTGGCACGGGAAGGGTGACCAGTTCCGCGAGACGCCAGTCCCGCGTGATTTAGCAACGACCATCCGAACCGTGGCCGACGTCCGCGACGCACCCGCCAGTTCCCCACTGCTCGAGATCTCGACGACGCGCTCACTCCGGCGATGGCTCGCATCCGCTTCGGCGCAGCTGGCCGACGAGACCGACGACGACGGCTGGCGCTATCTCGGCTTTCACGATCTCCGCCGAACCTGGGCCACCGCGCTGGCGGCCGACGACGTCGATCCACTCCTGGTGATCGACTGGGGCGGCTGGAACGACCTCGAGACGTTCCTGGAACACTACCGAGGGACCTACTCGCCGGAAGCACAGCAGCGAGAGCGCGAAAAAGTGGCGTGGTTAGGCTAA
- a CDS encoding DUF7386 family protein — translation MSRRTSLKLTDERERLLQQASEIVAADEYDDPPMSVVIDAALTHLVESRQNIDDVRGDVDPETIQAVANTSVIGLRYRTSVESKYR, via the coding sequence ATGTCCCGACGAACCAGCCTCAAACTCACCGACGAACGTGAGCGGTTGCTTCAGCAGGCCAGCGAGATCGTGGCCGCCGACGAGTATGACGACCCACCCATGTCGGTCGTGATCGACGCTGCGCTCACGCACCTGGTGGAGAGTAGGCAGAACATCGACGACGTCCGTGGCGATGTCGACCCGGAAACGATTCAGGCGGTCGCGAACACGTCAGTGATCGGCCTCCGCTACCGGACGAGTGTTGAAAGCAAATATCGCTGA
- a CDS encoding ISH3 family transposase, which yields MPKNPQQADGSIHEDQLLNFLVNTIDEEVSLGLSDNAQIDAEDIYEVLVGACADGTSVSTLCEDSEDSPHQNTVLYHLREKFDLESVEQVGNTLLQKDVLTVLPEQVEVCADLHLRPYYGDEDDTDGLYHSEAKRGTTAFHAYATLYARVQNKRYTLAVRRLTDGDTASSVLAEFLGILDGLDLSVKAVYLDREFYDSKCLTLLQAHNHAYVMPIIRWGQTIKQELSEGWSRVIQHDLTAKLDGHSWTVEFPVYIDCTYQNGRYDEHGVARHGYAADAPFINSPRDARYHYAKRFGIEATYRLSEQSIATTTTQNPVVRLLYVVVSLLLQNVWRYLHWEYVATPRRGGRRLWSWSFKEFIKMLCRATWTALAVRRAVPANRPPDDRFHR from the coding sequence GTGCCTAAGAACCCACAGCAAGCAGACGGTTCAATCCACGAGGACCAGCTCCTTAACTTCCTCGTCAACACGATTGACGAGGAAGTTTCTCTCGGTCTGAGCGATAATGCTCAAATCGATGCTGAAGACATCTATGAGGTCCTCGTCGGCGCGTGCGCCGACGGGACCTCGGTCTCGACACTCTGCGAGGACAGTGAAGACTCTCCTCACCAAAACACCGTTCTGTACCATCTCCGCGAGAAATTCGACCTCGAATCGGTTGAACAAGTTGGGAACACGCTTCTCCAGAAGGACGTACTCACTGTGCTTCCTGAGCAGGTGGAGGTCTGCGCAGACCTCCACCTGCGGCCCTACTACGGTGACGAAGACGACACAGACGGCCTCTATCATTCGGAAGCGAAACGTGGAACTACCGCATTCCACGCCTATGCTACACTCTACGCGCGTGTACAGAACAAGCGCTATACGCTGGCGGTGCGCCGTCTCACCGACGGCGACACCGCCAGCAGCGTCCTCGCCGAGTTTCTCGGTATTCTCGACGGCCTTGACCTCAGCGTCAAGGCCGTCTATCTTGACCGTGAATTCTACGATAGCAAGTGTCTCACGCTGCTTCAGGCGCACAACCACGCCTATGTGATGCCGATCATCCGCTGGGGACAGACGATCAAGCAGGAACTCTCGGAAGGTTGGAGCCGCGTCATCCAGCACGATCTGACGGCGAAACTCGACGGTCACAGCTGGACCGTCGAGTTTCCCGTCTACATCGACTGCACCTACCAAAACGGGCGATACGACGAACACGGGGTGGCGCGTCACGGCTACGCCGCTGACGCGCCTTTCATCAACTCACCACGAGACGCTCGATACCATTACGCGAAACGCTTCGGTATCGAGGCGACGTACCGGCTCTCCGAGCAAAGTATTGCAACAACGACGACACAAAACCCGGTAGTACGGCTGCTGTACGTTGTGGTGAGCTTGCTGTTACAGAACGTCTGGCGGTACTTGCACTGGGAGTACGTGGCGACGCCCCGCCGTGGCGGGCGTCGCCTCTGGTCCTGGTCGTTCAAGGAGTTCATCAAGATGCTGTGCCGGGCAACATGGACGGCCCTCGCGGTGCGTCGGGCCGTCCCTGCAAATCGGCCACCGGACGATCGGTTCCACCGCTAA
- a CDS encoding MarR family transcriptional regulator — MNESKPLKQMVERVSWFSPVHYEILGFFERHDIWISARGLAKNIDYDRNYVSRECPLLVEHGLLQKEGTIYSLTGRGRAFLAGEIDPDDLE; from the coding sequence ATGAACGAGAGCAAACCACTGAAACAAATGGTCGAGCGAGTCTCCTGGTTTTCACCAGTACACTACGAAATACTGGGGTTCTTCGAAAGACACGACATTTGGATTTCAGCAAGGGGGCTCGCGAAGAATATCGATTACGACCGGAACTACGTTTCTCGAGAGTGTCCGCTACTCGTTGAACACGGTCTTCTCCAAAAAGAGGGGACAATTTACAGCTTGACAGGTCGAGGACGAGCGTTTCTTGCTGGGGAGATTGATCCGGACGACCTCGAGTAG
- a CDS encoding tyrosine-type recombinase/integrase: MTDDLQPLSPEEGVSRFLRHHRPGVRESSYRNAKHRLSVFLEWCDERDVDNLNDLDGRQLSDFVDWRRVDVAPITLQKQLSSVRQALRWWADIEAVTDGLAEKLHAPELPDGAESKDVFLAPDRAKKALEYYDRHHYGSRNHALLALLWRTGMRRSAARSIDVDDLEPDEHAVRIEHRIDEGTKLKNGENANRWVYLGPKWFAILEAYRDNPDRKDVTDEYGRQPLFTTQLGTRPRGDTIYKWVIRALHPCTYSECPHDRTPASCEARGQNASLSKCPSARSPHAVRRGAITYHLNQETTPEVVSERMDVSLEVLYNHYDARTEREKMEVRKNNLP, translated from the coding sequence GTGACCGACGATCTGCAACCGCTCTCTCCCGAGGAAGGTGTGAGCCGATTCCTCCGGCACCACCGGCCGGGAGTAAGGGAGTCGTCATATCGCAACGCGAAGCACCGCCTGTCGGTGTTTCTCGAGTGGTGCGACGAGCGGGACGTTGACAACCTAAACGATCTCGACGGCCGCCAACTGTCCGATTTCGTCGACTGGCGACGGGTCGACGTCGCACCGATCACGCTTCAGAAACAACTCAGCAGTGTCCGGCAGGCGCTACGGTGGTGGGCCGACATTGAGGCCGTCACCGATGGGCTCGCCGAGAAGCTGCACGCGCCTGAGCTACCGGACGGGGCCGAGTCGAAAGACGTCTTTCTCGCACCAGACCGGGCGAAGAAGGCCCTCGAGTACTACGACCGGCACCACTACGGGTCTCGAAACCACGCCCTGCTGGCGCTTCTCTGGCGGACAGGAATGCGCCGGAGCGCGGCACGGTCGATCGACGTTGACGACCTGGAGCCGGACGAGCACGCGGTAAGAATTGAGCACCGAATCGACGAAGGCACGAAGCTCAAGAACGGCGAGAACGCGAACCGCTGGGTCTATTTGGGCCCGAAGTGGTTCGCCATTCTCGAAGCCTACCGCGACAACCCGGATAGAAAAGACGTCACCGACGAGTACGGCCGTCAGCCGCTATTTACGACGCAATTAGGCACCCGGCCCCGAGGTGACACGATCTACAAGTGGGTGATACGGGCCTTGCATCCCTGCACCTACAGCGAGTGCCCACACGACCGGACGCCCGCCTCTTGTGAGGCTCGAGGGCAAAACGCGAGTCTCTCCAAGTGCCCGTCGGCACGATCGCCTCACGCGGTCCGGCGAGGGGCAATCACGTACCACCTCAACCAGGAGACGACCCCCGAGGTCGTGAGCGAGCGGATGGACGTCTCGCTCGAGGTCCTGTACAACCACTACGATGCACGAACCGAGCGCGAAAAGATGGAAGTTCGTAAGAATAACCTACCATAA
- a CDS encoding DUF7344 domain-containing protein, protein MAIDPSISGGSAIDRWDELHRTLSAQERRMIIYSLMEAPQSERVPLPEAATAPGTSCDAEQMRIRLEHNHLPQMATAGYIRWERDPFCVQRGPRFKEAEAMFETIHDSIDQFPQSLITGCEIYEEMYRDGNR, encoded by the coding sequence ATGGCTATCGATCCATCCATCTCGGGAGGTTCTGCAATTGACAGGTGGGATGAATTACATCGGACACTTTCAGCCCAGGAAAGACGGATGATCATATATTCGTTGATGGAGGCCCCACAGAGCGAACGGGTTCCGCTCCCGGAGGCTGCAACGGCACCGGGAACGTCGTGTGACGCCGAGCAAATGAGGATCCGGCTCGAACACAATCACCTCCCTCAGATGGCTACGGCTGGCTACATCCGTTGGGAACGTGATCCGTTCTGTGTACAGCGTGGTCCAAGATTCAAGGAGGCTGAAGCAATGTTCGAGACGATACACGATTCGATCGATCAGTTTCCCCAGTCGTTGATCACAGGCTGTGAAATCTACGAGGAAATGTATCGTGATGGCAACAGATGA
- a CDS encoding HalOD1 output domain-containing protein — protein sequence MATDDIVVGVIGAVAKSDGLNPSEVDFVLAEYMDPEVLETLGDMEDGVWELTFRVSDHQVRITHDGAIFVNGVKQGADTARQK from the coding sequence ATGGCAACAGATGATATCGTAGTTGGGGTCATCGGAGCAGTAGCCAAATCCGATGGTCTGAACCCATCAGAGGTAGACTTCGTCCTCGCCGAGTACATGGACCCCGAAGTACTGGAAACGTTGGGTGACATGGAAGACGGCGTCTGGGAACTCACATTCCGTGTTTCCGACCACCAGGTTCGAATTACACACGATGGCGCGATTTTTGTGAACGGAGTGAAACAAGGTGCGGATACCGCGCGGCAAAAGTAA
- a CDS encoding PD-(D/E)XK nuclease family protein has protein sequence MTDPVARVTVAELETALHCPRRYAFAYVDDLEASDDHAGENGGPTARADLLARAITTALRSGEPEAEELLAVASDRLESLWSGHEGSYHSSAQRRHVRAVLESTLEAYVDQFGVDHARGCRRLLETIERPDDDREHELATELIGPDRPLAASVQESSAVPETERTRTADGGDGESAREQSARIRIDATVDYVTTDGTDLVGVRFVPSASPLGPLRYRSSWDDELLQLVDDHLEKDNEAFDPGPVAALFETSVVLEGLRGLRDRLGLPDRPCRYVQLPVADRWNSSTDWISGSVETTLEAVDLTDVYVDERDYAMDHVHRNRAVDDRLTEFAAGVCSGDHDPTDRWRSIEPNACPECAYAVCCPEYVASEVRFDG, from the coding sequence GTGACTGACCCGGTCGCGCGGGTCACCGTCGCTGAACTCGAGACGGCACTCCACTGCCCCCGTCGGTACGCGTTCGCGTACGTCGACGACCTCGAAGCGAGTGACGACCACGCCGGTGAGAACGGGGGACCGACGGCCCGGGCCGACCTCCTTGCTCGAGCCATCACGACGGCGCTCCGCAGCGGGGAGCCCGAGGCAGAAGAACTTCTCGCCGTCGCCAGCGACCGCCTCGAGTCACTCTGGTCGGGTCACGAAGGGAGCTACCACTCGAGCGCCCAGCGTCGGCACGTTCGGGCAGTCCTCGAGTCGACGCTCGAGGCCTACGTCGACCAGTTCGGCGTCGACCACGCGAGGGGGTGTCGGCGACTCCTCGAGACGATCGAACGGCCGGACGACGATCGGGAGCACGAACTGGCAACCGAACTGATCGGGCCGGACCGCCCGCTCGCGGCCAGCGTCCAGGAGTCATCCGCGGTGCCCGAGACCGAGCGTACACGCACAGCGGACGGCGGCGATGGCGAGTCGGCACGCGAGCAGTCCGCACGCATCCGAATCGACGCCACCGTCGACTACGTCACCACCGACGGTACCGACCTCGTGGGGGTCCGGTTCGTTCCCTCGGCGTCCCCGCTCGGCCCCCTCCGGTACCGCTCGAGCTGGGACGACGAGCTTCTACAGCTGGTCGACGATCACCTCGAGAAAGACAACGAGGCGTTCGACCCGGGACCCGTCGCCGCGCTGTTCGAGACCAGCGTCGTCCTCGAGGGGCTTCGCGGGCTCCGTGATCGACTGGGGCTCCCGGATCGCCCCTGCCGATACGTCCAGCTTCCGGTGGCCGATCGGTGGAACTCGTCGACCGACTGGATCAGCGGGAGCGTCGAGACGACGCTCGAGGCCGTCGACCTGACGGACGTTTACGTCGACGAGCGAGACTACGCGATGGATCACGTGCATCGAAATCGTGCCGTCGACGATCGGCTGACCGAGTTCGCCGCCGGCGTGTGCTCCGGGGATCACGACCCCACCGATCGATGGCGGTCGATCGAGCCCAACGCTTGCCCGGAGTGTGCCTACGCCGTCTGCTGTCCGGAGTACGTCGCCAGCGAGGTGCGATTCGATGGCTGA